From bacterium, the proteins below share one genomic window:
- a CDS encoding IS481 family transposase has product MAQIRQHANARLTVRQRREMVSAMLDEGWPVAAAAERFQVSAKTARKWRDRYVAEGPGGLADRSSRPRSSPTRTPPEVRARVAELRAQRRRGAAWIAHKTGLAPSTVQNILNEAGLGRLDRGDRATAKAQRYVRETPGELIHVDVKKLPGIPPGGGWRHHGRGNAPTPGAKAGYRYLHSALDDHSRLVYSEIHDDERAQTAADFWRRAERWFAAWGVRCERVLTDNGPCYRSRAWHRACRRTGAKPKKTRPYRPQTNGKVERFHRTLLEEWAYIRPWASETERADAYRGFLHYYNCHRTHGALNWNTPASTIGNNLPVLHT; this is encoded by the coding sequence ATGGCACAGATTAGACAGCACGCCAACGCGCGGCTCACGGTTCGCCAGCGCCGGGAGATGGTCTCGGCGATGCTCGATGAGGGTTGGCCGGTCGCGGCGGCCGCGGAGCGGTTCCAGGTCAGCGCCAAGACGGCGCGCAAGTGGCGCGACCGCTACGTCGCCGAGGGCCCCGGGGGCCTGGCGGATCGCTCCAGCCGGCCTCGCTCCTCGCCGACGCGCACACCCCCGGAGGTGCGCGCCAGGGTGGCCGAACTGCGCGCCCAGCGCCGCCGCGGCGCCGCCTGGATCGCCCACAAGACCGGCCTGGCGCCCTCGACGGTGCAGAACATCCTCAACGAGGCGGGCCTGGGGCGCCTCGACCGGGGCGACCGCGCCACCGCGAAGGCGCAGCGCTATGTGCGCGAAACCCCTGGTGAGCTGATCCACGTGGACGTCAAGAAGCTGCCGGGCATCCCCCCCGGCGGCGGCTGGCGGCACCACGGACGAGGCAACGCCCCCACGCCCGGCGCCAAAGCCGGCTACCGCTACCTCCACAGCGCCCTCGACGACCACAGCCGCCTCGTGTACAGCGAGATCCACGACGACGAGCGCGCCCAGACCGCCGCGGACTTCTGGCGGCGCGCCGAGCGCTGGTTCGCCGCCTGGGGCGTCCGCTGCGAACGCGTCCTGACCGACAACGGGCCCTGCTACCGCAGCCGCGCCTGGCACCGGGCCTGCCGGCGCACCGGCGCCAAACCCAAGAAGACCCGCCCCTACCGGCCCCAGACCAACGGCAAGGTCGAACGCTTCCACCGCACCCTCCTCGAAGAATGGGCCTACATCCGCCCCTGGGCCAGCGAAACCGAACGCGCCGACGCCTACCGCGGCTTCCTCCACTACTACAATTGCCACCGAACCCACGGAGCGCTCAACTGGAACACCCCAGCCTCCACCATCGGGAACAACCTCCCCGTACTACACACCTAG
- a CDS encoding pentapeptide repeat-containing protein produces the protein MRNSIRRFRERYLFSAVLVVLAVGSAYWDWHLSVWDWLGHTNGGESNGATLRNFSLIFLPLVAIYLTLRRIKVAEREARTSRDNLRTARDALDLNYKTLSYTEHRDREERRHNQYASASERLSSDSMSARLGAIYELQNLTRHDLDQFHVRTMRMLCAFVRFPPHETDEGSVPRSDPCGQPLHPDVQAAMEVIGSRTDQHTKIESDARYVPDLRRANLVRLELRDSNLSGIDMRGSRFWGADLMHADLSRCELQYTDFSSPWIVRGDDLAEITSRKGSFVERNNAIFSSQTLLIGTKLSNSILLSANLSGCNLQGANLSGANLPEADLTSALLVETDLSHSQLLDANLSKAHLFSTKLVDARFTRVNLSGADLSGSLENESTSKSPPIGLTQDQLDEACADPDNPPKLDESSGLTWNNRPCAN, from the coding sequence ATGCGGAACTCGATACGTAGATTCCGGGAGAGGTACCTGTTCTCGGCCGTTCTCGTCGTCCTCGCTGTGGGGAGCGCCTATTGGGATTGGCACCTGTCGGTCTGGGATTGGCTAGGGCACACGAACGGGGGCGAGTCGAACGGAGCGACGCTTCGGAACTTCAGCCTGATCTTCCTGCCGCTTGTCGCGATCTACCTCACGTTGAGGCGTATCAAGGTCGCGGAGCGCGAGGCGCGCACATCGCGGGACAACCTTCGAACAGCCCGTGACGCCCTCGATCTCAACTATAAGACGCTGTCGTATACAGAGCACAGAGACCGTGAGGAGAGACGGCACAACCAGTACGCCAGTGCAAGCGAACGGCTGAGCAGCGACAGCATGTCCGCCCGCTTGGGCGCCATCTACGAACTGCAGAACCTCACGAGGCACGACCTCGACCAGTTCCACGTGAGGACGATGAGGATGCTATGCGCGTTCGTGAGATTCCCTCCTCACGAAACCGACGAGGGCTCCGTACCGCGCAGTGACCCCTGCGGTCAACCTCTGCACCCGGATGTCCAGGCTGCGATGGAGGTCATCGGCAGCCGCACAGACCAACACACCAAGATTGAGTCCGATGCCCGCTATGTTCCGGACCTCCGCCGAGCAAACTTGGTCAGGCTGGAGCTTCGCGACTCCAATCTCTCGGGAATCGACATGAGAGGCAGCAGATTTTGGGGGGCGGACTTGATGCATGCCGATCTGTCCCGGTGCGAGCTGCAGTACACCGATTTCTCCAGTCCTTGGATCGTCAGAGGTGACGACCTTGCCGAGATAACCAGCCGGAAGGGCAGTTTCGTCGAACGGAACAACGCGATTTTCAGCAGTCAGACCCTTCTGATAGGAACAAAACTCTCAAACTCAATATTGCTCAGCGCGAATTTGAGCGGCTGTAATCTGCAAGGCGCGAACTTGTCGGGCGCCAATCTTCCCGAGGCCGACTTGACCAGTGCCCTCCTAGTGGAAACCGACTTATCGCACTCGCAGTTGCTGGATGCCAATCTGTCGAAGGCGCACCTGTTCTCGACCAAACTGGTCGACGCCAGATTCACCAGAGTGAACTTGTCAGGCGCCGACCTGAGCGGATCACTCGAGAACGAGTCCACCAGCAAGTCCCCGCCTATCGGCTTGACCCAAGATCAACTCGACGAAGCATGCGCGGACCCTGACAATCCACCCAAGCTCGACGAGAGCAGCGGCCTAACCTGGAACAACCGGCCCTGCGCAAATTGA
- a CDS encoding DUF2188 domain-containing protein: MSNRNQRHVTRRPDGDWQVIKPHASRASAVEPTQSAAIDRAREILKNDGGGELVIHGRDNRIRDSDTIPPANDPFPPRDRV; encoded by the coding sequence ATGAGCAACCGAAACCAGAGACACGTCACTCGGCGTCCTGACGGCGACTGGCAGGTGATCAAGCCACATGCGTCCCGGGCCAGCGCCGTGGAGCCCACGCAGAGCGCGGCGATCGACCGGGCACGAGAGATCCTGAAGAACGACGGTGGTGGCGAGTTGGTGATCCACGGCCGCGACAACAGGATCCGCGACTCGGACACGATCCCACCCGCCAACGATCCGTTTCCGCCGCGCGATCGGGTCTGA
- a CDS encoding helicase-related protein, with protein MQFREGQRIRLPGDGDYREVDGAIPQGDGSWTLFVSGPAGLQKVELSATKAAAVDVLDTDGKADSAMVLAGLWAEWMRRAAATSRGSALATVPLQPYPHQVAAVYEAMLPQVGLRFLLADEPGTGKTIMAGLWLREAQRLGFVNRAIIVSPAHLVTKWQADFERFFGGGLRRITAGTVREEALATTHNTWIVSLELTAVNQAVYEAIHPDRAGFDTVVFDEAHRLTPTAVQYHRVGRMLAHNTKRALLMTATPHRGSERLFRSLMHLVDPEVFPEPGEADSDASHQLRPGRLHFLRRMKEEIVDLDGATKLFKPREARNVAVPLNATERAFYDEALDLVDRFFPPVATTLARMVYGKRASSSLYALAETLRRRRDNMGGENPADAAHRIDPEDEDEAAQDEARVVAEASRSAREEKKTIGEMLARLDRILNNPDAAVSKWPRLIEECLAPNGITLGAAQQLVVFTEYADTADWLLARFHRAGFSAKRYSGRDTHAERDTIRAEFAAGEFQVIVSTDAGNEGIDLQTAAVLVNWDIPWSLVRLEQRMGRIHRIGQREKVWLYNLVATDTREGEAHARLLENLVTAANELDGKIFDSLRLVAEAALAEAGIDSLEKLLQRTFKTDAATDPALQAIRQVTAERLRQIHEEQRRAESHLTTAIDTEAALATLNDQRLDRINPHVVDRFLRRIDAAGLVGAEQTALADEGFWYVTSQSLALPPALEPDEDGQALVVTSGEARKKAQDAGHGRAGAAVALGPSESAFRALADTVSERCRPTLYRGGLLRDTTSITDYDLHVYASETETGGRLTDWGCLIRRDEVGARPVSWEMLSCLEQVEGTANRQHPASVADSGVAAGRILEKDLDQLNNALAGWGARARHHLERLPDSLTRDIKDADERRARRKHLQGAVNLRIRQLAASTSATSGPLRHVGWCHVTGGGIPPEPTEKDSEAVSMAFVRDLLNMDGWGVTDVHTAGEGFDLLARRGHEQRCVEVKGVWDSASSRGITLTGNEIVKAGLLANDYWLYVVDECRQGGKLFAAYQNPAAVFADATKDVTVVRIKGSALAAARGEGQAE; from the coding sequence ATGCAATTCAGGGAGGGGCAGCGCATCCGCCTGCCGGGTGATGGCGACTATCGCGAGGTCGACGGGGCGATCCCGCAGGGCGATGGGTCGTGGACCCTCTTCGTCAGCGGCCCTGCCGGCCTGCAGAAGGTTGAGCTAAGCGCAACCAAAGCTGCTGCCGTCGACGTCCTCGACACTGATGGCAAGGCCGACTCGGCGATGGTGCTGGCTGGGCTGTGGGCAGAGTGGATGCGCCGGGCCGCGGCAACGTCCCGAGGGTCGGCGCTGGCGACTGTGCCGCTGCAGCCGTATCCGCATCAGGTGGCCGCCGTGTATGAGGCGATGCTGCCGCAGGTGGGTCTGCGGTTCCTGCTGGCCGACGAGCCGGGCACCGGCAAGACGATCATGGCCGGCCTGTGGCTGCGAGAGGCTCAGCGCCTCGGATTCGTCAATCGGGCGATCATCGTGTCCCCCGCTCACCTCGTCACGAAGTGGCAGGCCGACTTCGAGCGGTTCTTCGGTGGCGGCCTTCGCCGCATCACCGCCGGGACAGTCCGCGAGGAAGCGCTCGCCACCACCCACAACACGTGGATCGTGTCGCTCGAACTGACAGCGGTGAATCAGGCGGTCTACGAGGCCATCCATCCCGACCGGGCCGGATTCGACACCGTGGTCTTCGACGAGGCTCACCGCCTGACACCCACCGCGGTCCAGTACCACCGCGTCGGCAGGATGCTCGCCCACAACACGAAGCGAGCGCTGCTCATGACCGCCACACCTCACCGGGGCAGTGAGCGGCTCTTCCGGTCACTCATGCATCTCGTAGATCCCGAGGTGTTCCCCGAGCCCGGCGAGGCCGACAGCGACGCTTCGCATCAACTGCGGCCAGGGCGGCTGCACTTCCTCCGGCGCATGAAGGAAGAGATCGTGGACCTCGACGGCGCCACGAAGCTGTTCAAACCCCGGGAGGCCCGGAACGTCGCCGTACCCCTGAACGCCACCGAGCGGGCGTTCTACGACGAGGCCCTCGATCTTGTGGATCGGTTCTTCCCGCCGGTCGCCACGACGCTGGCAAGGATGGTCTACGGCAAGAGAGCGTCCTCGTCGCTATACGCGCTGGCCGAAACGCTCCGTCGGCGACGGGACAACATGGGCGGCGAGAACCCAGCGGACGCCGCCCACCGGATCGACCCTGAGGACGAGGATGAGGCCGCCCAGGACGAGGCCCGCGTCGTAGCTGAGGCGTCAAGGTCGGCCCGGGAGGAGAAGAAGACCATCGGCGAGATGCTCGCTCGCCTCGACCGGATCCTCAACAACCCGGATGCCGCAGTCTCGAAGTGGCCCAGGCTGATCGAGGAGTGCCTGGCGCCGAACGGCATCACTCTTGGCGCGGCCCAACAGCTGGTGGTCTTTACAGAGTACGCCGACACCGCGGACTGGCTCCTGGCGAGGTTCCACAGAGCCGGCTTCAGCGCCAAGCGGTACTCGGGCCGCGACACGCACGCCGAGCGCGACACGATCCGGGCGGAATTCGCGGCGGGTGAATTCCAGGTGATTGTCTCCACCGACGCGGGCAATGAGGGCATCGACCTGCAAACGGCGGCGGTACTCGTCAACTGGGACATCCCGTGGTCGCTGGTGCGCCTCGAGCAGCGCATGGGGCGCATCCACCGGATCGGCCAGCGCGAGAAGGTGTGGCTCTACAACCTGGTGGCGACCGACACACGCGAGGGCGAGGCGCACGCCCGCCTCCTCGAGAATCTCGTGACGGCCGCAAACGAACTGGACGGCAAGATCTTCGACAGCCTCCGGCTCGTCGCCGAGGCCGCCCTGGCGGAGGCCGGGATCGACAGCCTCGAGAAGCTGCTGCAGCGCACCTTCAAGACCGACGCCGCCACCGATCCAGCGCTACAGGCAATCCGACAGGTGACAGCCGAACGTCTCCGGCAGATCCACGAGGAACAGCGCCGGGCGGAGTCCCATCTCACGACCGCAATTGACACCGAGGCCGCGCTGGCGACTCTCAACGATCAGCGGCTTGATCGAATCAACCCGCATGTCGTGGACCGATTCCTCCGCCGCATCGACGCGGCCGGCTTGGTTGGCGCCGAACAGACCGCCTTGGCTGATGAGGGTTTCTGGTACGTCACCAGCCAGAGTCTCGCTCTGCCGCCGGCCCTTGAACCTGACGAGGATGGCCAGGCGCTGGTGGTCACGAGCGGCGAGGCTCGGAAGAAGGCGCAGGATGCAGGGCACGGGCGGGCCGGTGCCGCCGTTGCCCTGGGTCCCAGCGAGTCGGCGTTTCGAGCGTTGGCCGACACTGTCTCCGAAAGGTGCCGCCCGACGCTGTACCGAGGAGGGCTGCTGCGCGACACCACCTCAATCACCGACTACGACCTCCACGTCTACGCCTCTGAGACCGAGACGGGCGGGCGTCTGACCGATTGGGGCTGCCTCATCCGGCGCGACGAGGTAGGAGCGCGCCCGGTCTCCTGGGAGATGCTCTCCTGCCTGGAACAAGTAGAGGGCACCGCCAACAGACAACACCCGGCATCGGTGGCGGACTCCGGCGTGGCAGCCGGACGGATACTCGAGAAGGATCTCGATCAGCTGAACAACGCGCTCGCCGGCTGGGGTGCCCGAGCGCGCCACCACCTCGAGCGCCTCCCCGACAGCCTCACTCGCGACATCAAAGACGCCGACGAGCGCCGGGCCCGCCGCAAACATCTGCAAGGGGCCGTCAACCTCCGAATTCGCCAACTCGCTGCTTCGACAAGCGCAACGTCGGGTCCACTGCGCCACGTCGGCTGGTGCCATGTCACGGGAGGGGGCATCCCGCCTGAGCCCACAGAGAAGGACAGCGAGGCCGTGTCCATGGCTTTCGTGCGCGACCTGCTCAACATGGACGGCTGGGGTGTGACAGATGTGCACACCGCTGGCGAGGGGTTCGACCTGCTGGCCCGGCGCGGCCATGAGCAGCGGTGCGTCGAAGTCAAGGGTGTCTGGGACAGCGCATCCAGCCGGGGCATCACATTGACCGGTAATGAGATCGTCAAAGCCGGGCTCCTCGCCAACGATTACTGGCTCTATGTCGTCGACGAGTGCCGTCAGGGCGGGAAACTCTTTGCTGCCTATCAGAACCCTGCCGCAGTGTTTGCCGATGCAACTAAGGATGTGACCGTGGTGCGGATCAAGGGTTCGGCTCTCGCGGCCGCGCGTGGGGAAGGTCAAGCCGAATGA